A region of Sulfurimonas sp. DNA encodes the following proteins:
- the argS gene encoding arginine--tRNA ligase has protein sequence MKQRVSVLLREKFGREVVLEKPKDRSFGHFATPIAFSLAKELRKSPMIIAEELASSFNESEIFSSVESVKGYLNFRLSEDFLSEYSTWALDNPSNFGKQDKKSKILLEFVSANPTGPLHIGHARGAVYGDTLYRLAKHLGYDITAEYYVNDAGNQIDLLGLSIQLYGRENILKEKVDYPESYYRGDYLEALAKGAVDKFGIKILSDENRQKELALWAKDGVMEIVVDSLANLNIHFDTFVNESSLYNDWDRVMQKMGDGIYKKEDKIWIASEAKGDDNDRVVVREDGRPTYLAGDIVYHNQKFERGYEHYINIWGADHHGYIPRVNAAVEYLGYDSNKLETLLSQMVSLLKDGEPYKMSKRAGNVILMSDIVDEIGSDALRFIFASKKSDTALEFDLAEFKKQDSSNPIFYIQYAHARIQTILSKSNFSKEDILKSTLKGLDENADTLLFDALLLPEVIEDAFSSRQVQKLSDYLKALAASLHKFYYDCKIIGNDDEAKLLKLLLVVALSLKTGLSILGIEAKDSMSKEEE, from the coding sequence TTGAAACAACGAGTATCGGTGCTTTTGCGTGAAAAGTTTGGTCGTGAAGTTGTTTTAGAGAAACCAAAAGACAGGTCTTTTGGGCATTTTGCTACTCCAATTGCTTTTTCTTTAGCTAAGGAACTTAGAAAGTCCCCTATGATAATAGCTGAAGAATTGGCATCTTCATTTAATGAATCTGAAATTTTTTCTAGTGTTGAGTCTGTAAAAGGTTATTTGAATTTTCGTCTGAGTGAAGATTTTTTAAGCGAGTACAGTACTTGGGCATTAGACAATCCTTCCAATTTTGGTAAACAAGATAAAAAATCTAAAATTCTTTTAGAGTTTGTTAGTGCAAACCCAACAGGTCCGCTTCATATTGGTCATGCTAGAGGTGCAGTTTATGGCGATACATTATATCGTTTAGCAAAACATCTTGGATACGATATAACAGCAGAATACTATGTAAATGATGCTGGAAATCAGATTGATTTATTAGGTCTTTCTATACAACTGTATGGTCGTGAAAATATACTTAAAGAGAAAGTGGATTACCCTGAGAGCTACTATCGTGGAGATTATTTAGAAGCTTTAGCAAAAGGCGCAGTTGATAAGTTTGGCATTAAGATTTTAAGTGATGAAAATCGTCAAAAAGAACTTGCACTTTGGGCTAAAGATGGAGTAATGGAGATAGTTGTAGATTCGCTAGCTAACTTAAATATTCACTTTGATACTTTTGTAAATGAGTCATCTCTTTATAATGACTGGGATAGAGTTATGCAAAAGATGGGTGATGGCATCTATAAAAAAGAAGATAAAATTTGGATAGCATCTGAAGCTAAAGGTGATGATAACGACAGAGTTGTAGTTCGTGAAGATGGTCGTCCAACTTATTTAGCTGGAGATATAGTTTATCATAACCAAAAGTTTGAACGCGGATATGAGCATTACATAAATATTTGGGGTGCTGATCATCATGGTTATATTCCTAGAGTAAATGCGGCAGTTGAGTATCTTGGATATGATTCAAATAAACTAGAAACTCTACTATCTCAAATGGTTTCACTTCTTAAAGATGGTGAGCCTTACAAGATGAGTAAGCGTGCAGGTAATGTTATTTTAATGAGTGATATTGTTGATGAGATAGGCTCAGATGCTCTTCGTTTCATCTTTGCATCTAAAAAGTCCGATACAGCATTAGAGTTTGATTTAGCTGAGTTTAAAAAACAAGATAGTTCAAACCCTATTTTTTATATACAGTATGCACATGCAAGAATTCAAACTATTTTGTCAAAATCAAACTTTTCAAAAGAAGATATTCTTAAAAGTACACTAAAAGGTTTAGATGAAAACGCAGATACACTTTTGTTTGACGCACTTTTACTACCTGAAGTAATTGAAGATGCTTTTAGCTCTCGTCAAGTTCAAAAGTTATCTGATTATTTAAAAGCATTGGCCGCGTCTTTACATAAGTTTTATTATGATTGTAAAATTATCGGAAATGATGATGAAGCAAAACTTTTAAAACTTCTTTTAGTTGTAGCACTTTCACTAAAAACAGGACTATCTATTCTTGGTATAGAAGCTAAAGATAGTATGTCTAAAGAGGAAGAGTAG
- a CDS encoding DUF819 domain-containing protein, which produces MITSSLVYIYSLAFLAAFFNILEKKTSLKIFKFIPVVVFIYAFSMLFASLGVFDKNEEIDSIYKLAKINLLPAMLFLMLLQVDFTHFFKLGKSLLISYVLAVLSIAFGFILVAFIFNFDTNSAAAFGALAGSWMGGTANMIAIGSALGVGEEAFGYALVVDSVNYTLWVMLLLFLVPFASYFNKFTKSDEIMDKFSGVACACDMGAKKYWLLILLALGASALSQILAQNIEILNKTTSIVLTASALGILGSFTKLKNVNGSSEIANSMLYLLIALIGSKAVFDSFSDVSFYVLAGFIILVIHATIMVIGAKIFKLDLFSIAVASLANIGGVAAAPILAATYNKSLVSVGVLMAIMGYLIGTFGGLAVGNILLMMAK; this is translated from the coding sequence TTGATTACATCTTCTTTAGTTTATATATATTCTCTGGCATTTTTAGCCGCTTTTTTTAACATTTTAGAGAAAAAAACTTCTTTGAAAATTTTTAAATTTATTCCTGTTGTTGTATTTATTTATGCCTTTTCTATGCTTTTTGCATCTCTGGGCGTTTTTGATAAAAATGAAGAAATAGATAGCATCTATAAGTTAGCAAAAATAAATCTTCTTCCAGCTATGCTATTTTTGATGTTACTTCAAGTAGATTTCACGCATTTTTTTAAGCTTGGAAAATCACTTTTAATCTCTTATGTTTTGGCAGTATTATCTATCGCTTTTGGTTTTATATTAGTGGCTTTTATATTTAATTTTGATACTAACTCCGCGGCGGCTTTTGGTGCTTTAGCCGGAAGCTGGATGGGTGGAACAGCAAATATGATAGCCATAGGTTCAGCCCTTGGAGTAGGCGAAGAGGCTTTTGGTTACGCCCTTGTAGTTGATAGTGTGAACTATACTTTATGGGTTATGCTCTTACTATTTTTAGTTCCTTTTGCCTCTTACTTTAATAAGTTTACTAAGAGCGATGAAATCATGGATAAGTTTAGTGGAGTGGCTTGTGCTTGTGATATGGGGGCTAAGAAGTATTGGCTTTTGATACTTTTGGCTCTCGGTGCATCTGCTTTATCTCAAATATTAGCACAAAACATTGAGATATTAAATAAAACTACAAGCATAGTTTTAACTGCTTCAGCATTAGGGATACTCGGTTCATTCACGAAACTAAAAAATGTAAATGGTTCAAGTGAAATAGCAAACAGTATGCTTTATCTGCTTATTGCTCTCATAGGCTCAAAAGCTGTTTTTGATAGTTTTAGTGATGTAAGTTTTTATGTTTTAGCTGGTTTTATAATCTTAGTTATTCATGCTACCATCATGGTTATAGGAGCAAAAATATTTAAACTTGACCTCTTCAGCATAGCTGTCGCATCTTTGGCAAATATAGGAGGTGTGGCAGCTGCACCAATTCTTGCTGCAACTTACAATAAATCGCTTGTAAGTGTCGGAGTTTTAATGGCAATTATGGGATATCTAATTGGTACTTTTGGTGGTTTAGCTGTTGGAAATATTTTACTTATGATGGCAAAATAA
- a CDS encoding acyl-CoA acyltransferase, translated as MSIKIKKAQSTDSPFLAQMILQSSRADKQFGIFDLIFGHQDDKKTLENLEKLIQTKAKNQCHFSNFLIAEIDGEDVGSLCSYEPRISTTKTFLDALDEIGCSDGNKIFLEIQEACDFELNTRTLVFDFMEELEGYMDVGVLKSLMQKSLLTARLKGYRIVQSMVEIGSLETLLYYKKLGFKEVQYKECELYREKFGRTGLVLLALEF; from the coding sequence ATGAGCATAAAAATAAAAAAAGCACAAAGTACAGATTCGCCTTTTTTAGCACAGATGATTTTACAAAGCTCTCGTGCTGATAAACAGTTTGGTATATTTGATTTGATTTTTGGACATCAAGATGATAAGAAAACTCTAGAAAATTTAGAGAAACTGATACAAACTAAAGCAAAAAATCAATGTCATTTTAGTAATTTTTTAATTGCAGAGATAGATGGTGAAGATGTTGGTAGTCTTTGTAGTTATGAACCTAGAATTTCTACTACAAAAACATTCTTAGATGCCCTAGATGAAATAGGTTGTTCAGATGGCAATAAAATCTTTTTAGAGATTCAAGAAGCTTGTGATTTTGAGCTAAATACTAGAACGCTGGTTTTTGATTTTATGGAAGAGTTGGAAGGTTACATGGATGTTGGAGTTTTAAAATCTCTTATGCAAAAAAGCCTATTAACGGCAAGGTTGAAAGGCTATAGAATAGTTCAGTCTATGGTAGAAATAGGCTCCTTAGAAACACTACTTTATTATAAAAAACTAGGCTTTAAAGAAGTGCAATATAAAGAGTGTGAACTATATAGAGAAAAGTTTGGTAGAACAGGTTTAGTTCTTTTAGCACTAGAGTTTTAA
- a CDS encoding 3'-5' exonuclease produces the protein MSKRYVILDTETTGVSENDRVIQLGYIVLGRKEIEVQNEFFSCDIPIGYAAMEVHGITPQMLEGKPTCQDSSSYKRLCELNTDENYIIIHNAPFDLGMLEKEGFLTQMKVIDTLRVAKHIMPDEEAHRLQYFRYKMDIYKDEQKEADALGIEIKAHDAIGDVLILKLFLSKLKELVSQSFPDANPVDKMVELTSTPILIKNFRFGKHKGKSLQEVASSDAGYLRWMLTGMENLDDDMKYSINHVLGI, from the coding sequence TTGAGTAAAAGATATGTAATTTTAGATACTGAAACAACAGGAGTTAGTGAAAATGACAGAGTCATTCAACTGGGCTACATAGTTTTAGGAAGAAAAGAAATAGAAGTTCAAAATGAGTTTTTCTCTTGTGATATTCCTATTGGATACGCAGCTATGGAAGTTCATGGTATTACTCCCCAGATGCTAGAGGGAAAACCTACTTGTCAAGACTCATCAAGCTACAAAAGACTTTGTGAATTAAATACAGATGAAAACTATATAATTATTCACAATGCTCCTTTTGATTTAGGAATGCTTGAAAAAGAAGGTTTTCTTACACAAATGAAAGTGATTGATACACTTAGAGTTGCTAAACATATTATGCCAGATGAAGAGGCACACAGACTTCAATATTTTCGCTATAAAATGGATATTTACAAAGATGAGCAAAAAGAAGCAGATGCACTTGGCATTGAGATAAAAGCTCATGACGCTATCGGTGATGTTTTGATTTTAAAACTTTTTCTCTCAAAACTAAAAGAATTAGTAAGCCAAAGTTTTCCAGATGCTAATCCCGTTGATAAAATGGTTGAGCTAACTTCCACTCCTATCCTAATCAAAAACTTTAGATTTGGAAAACATAAAGGTAAATCTTTACAAGAAGTAGCAAGTAGTGATGCTGGATATCTAAGATGGATGCTAACAGGCATGGAAAATTTAGATGATGATATGAAATATTCTATAAATCATGTTTTAGGCATCTAA
- a CDS encoding dipeptide epimerase: protein MKITSISTQVKQIELKTPFITALRRVDVIEFVRVSVCCDNENIGLGEAPATKAVTGEDIESILSSIEFIKNSLISLTPLQALDALHKFNIGSSAKASLDMAFVSLLEKNKTRTKIKLTTDITISLKEPQEMFLDAKEAVKNGMNILKIKLGHDIKHAIKVTKMLSHLDAKLIIDANQAWSLEQSLKYIDAIKDIQIELIEQPVKSTQLKELKIIAAYSSIPILADESVFTLIDAKKVIESKSADMINIKLMKCGGVTKAREILEYARSKKVKCMLGSMLEGPISINAALHLALQYDDVIEYLDLDSPLLYKEASSELEFEFKGNSISFNLTMSKTQQ from the coding sequence ATGAAAATAACTTCGATAAGCACACAAGTAAAACAAATAGAGTTAAAAACACCTTTCATCACCGCTCTTAGACGCGTTGATGTTATAGAGTTTGTTAGAGTTAGTGTTTGCTGTGATAATGAAAACATAGGACTTGGAGAAGCACCTGCGACTAAAGCAGTGACAGGGGAAGATATAGAGTCTATTTTATCTTCTATCGAGTTTATTAAAAATAGTCTAATTTCTTTAACTCCTCTTCAGGCCTTAGATGCTTTGCATAAATTTAACATAGGTAGTAGTGCTAAAGCATCTCTTGATATGGCATTTGTATCTTTGTTAGAAAAAAATAAAACAAGAACTAAAATAAAACTAACAACAGATATAACCATTAGTTTAAAAGAGCCACAAGAGATGTTCTTAGATGCTAAAGAAGCTGTAAAAAATGGTATGAATATTTTAAAAATAAAATTAGGTCATGATATAAAACATGCTATTAAAGTTACTAAAATGCTATCACACCTAGATGCTAAACTCATCATAGATGCCAATCAAGCTTGGAGTTTAGAGCAGAGTTTAAAATATATAGATGCTATAAAAGATATTCAAATAGAGTTAATAGAACAGCCAGTAAAAAGTACACAGTTAAAAGAATTAAAAATTATTGCAGCTTATTCAAGTATTCCAATATTAGCAGATGAGTCTGTTTTTACACTCATAGATGCAAAAAAAGTTATAGAGTCAAAAAGTGCTGATATGATAAACATAAAGCTTATGAAATGTGGTGGAGTTACAAAAGCAAGAGAGATTTTAGAATATGCACGAAGTAAAAAAGTGAAATGTATGTTAGGTTCTATGCTTGAAGGACCTATCTCTATAAATGCTGCTTTGCATCTAGCTTTGCAATATGATGATGTGATTGAGTACTTAGATTTAGATTCACCACTTCTATATAAAGAAGCATCTAGTGAGTTGGAGTTTGAGTTTAAAGGTAATAGTATCTCTTTTAATCTAACCATGTCAAAAACTCAACAGTAA
- a CDS encoding cation:proton antiporter: protein MSIIIITLVVLGYGYYSKFLLGLNISGPMVFTVIGVFLSPIGIDLVEINLDTHIITIVAEIALVIILFSDASSLKLSELKSEWSIPFRLLFIGLPLTIAFSTFIATIIFTDESIIYLFLMALLLAPTDAALGKAVVLDKRVPQKIRDSINIESGLNDGIVFPMLLGVIALVTLEKGISSDINWFIYIAQQIIFGAGIGALVGYINALVSTKTMNKDRVESAYKNLIPVAIAVFAYYSAEYFGGNGFIAAFFAGIFLGNYNKKLRGNVENFVESESELLILISFMVFGLTFIPQNIEFMDFKVLLYSLLSLTVLRMIPVAISLIGAKLNLATVAFIGWFGPRGIASILYIFIVVDEVISIKTHETIYAVVTLTILLSIFLHGLSTRPLISLYSRKNK, encoded by the coding sequence ATGTCAATAATTATTATAACACTAGTTGTTTTAGGATATGGATACTATTCTAAATTTTTGCTTGGTTTAAACATATCAGGTCCTATGGTTTTTACAGTAATAGGGGTATTCCTTTCTCCTATAGGTATTGATTTGGTAGAAATAAATTTAGATACCCATATAATTACAATTGTTGCAGAAATTGCTTTAGTAATCATACTATTTTCAGATGCTTCAAGCTTGAAACTTAGTGAATTGAAATCTGAATGGAGCATACCTTTTAGATTGCTTTTCATAGGGCTTCCTCTAACCATAGCATTCTCAACATTTATAGCTACTATTATATTTACAGATGAGTCTATTATATATCTTTTCTTAATGGCTCTACTTTTAGCTCCCACTGACGCAGCATTAGGTAAAGCAGTAGTATTAGACAAAAGAGTCCCGCAAAAAATAAGAGATAGCATTAATATAGAGAGTGGTTTAAATGATGGAATAGTCTTTCCTATGCTATTAGGTGTGATAGCCCTAGTAACACTAGAAAAAGGTATTTCAAGCGATATAAATTGGTTTATATATATAGCACAACAAATTATATTTGGCGCAGGAATTGGTGCTTTAGTTGGATATATAAATGCACTTGTATCTACTAAAACGATGAATAAAGATAGAGTCGAATCCGCTTATAAAAATTTAATTCCAGTGGCTATTGCTGTATTTGCTTATTACAGCGCGGAGTATTTTGGAGGAAATGGTTTTATAGCAGCATTTTTCGCAGGTATATTTTTAGGAAATTACAATAAAAAGTTACGAGGTAATGTTGAAAACTTTGTTGAGAGTGAGAGTGAACTGTTAATTTTAATTAGTTTTATGGTTTTTGGACTTACTTTTATTCCTCAAAATATAGAATTTATGGATTTTAAGGTTTTACTCTACTCTCTGTTGAGTTTAACTGTACTTAGAATGATTCCAGTTGCTATTAGTTTAATTGGGGCAAAGTTAAATCTTGCGACTGTAGCTTTTATAGGTTGGTTTGGACCAAGAGGAATAGCATCTATTCTTTACATTTTTATTGTTGTAGATGAGGTGATTTCCATAAAAACACATGAGACTATTTACGCAGTTGTAACGCTAACAATCCTTTTAAGTATTTTTTTACATGGTTTAAGCACTAGACCATTAATTAGTTTGTACAGTAGAAAGAATAAATAA
- the nhaA gene encoding Na+/H+ antiporter NhaA, with protein sequence MKIYAPWERAFNKISTPFEHFLHAQTTTGLVLMFMTVVSLLLANSPLYEIYSGFFHMNIDFNVGSWKLSQSIHHWINDGLMAIFFFIVGLEIKREILIGELSDIKVAILPILAAIGGMVIPALIYTSINYGTEGAAGWGIPMATDIAFAISALVLLGKRVSPALVTFLVALAIVDDLGAVLVIAIFYTDQINFLPLILAVVSFGIMIAFNRFGIHAILPYFIVGLFMWFFMLESGVHATIAGVIAAFAIPSKAKRTAIDFSNSARNLLDEYDNYPIATDNTMHESQKAILTNMKERILAVEAPAARLEHTLHLPVSLIVIPLFALANAGIAIDFSSISSIVLEPISLGIIAGLILGKVLGIAGVSWITIKLGIAKLPLNSSMSQIFGVAFLGGIGFTMSIFVADLAFLGHDILIFQAKIGILAASLFAGFFGYFWLRFVAKSPAYKENIR encoded by the coding sequence ATGAAAATCTACGCACCATGGGAAAGAGCTTTTAATAAAATCTCAACTCCTTTTGAACACTTTTTACATGCTCAAACTACTACTGGTCTAGTTTTAATGTTTATGACAGTTGTATCCTTGCTTTTAGCAAACTCCCCTCTTTATGAAATCTATTCTGGATTTTTTCACATGAACATAGACTTCAATGTTGGTTCATGGAAACTTTCGCAATCTATTCATCATTGGATAAATGATGGTTTAATGGCTATATTTTTCTTTATTGTTGGACTAGAAATAAAAAGAGAGATACTAATAGGTGAGCTCTCAGATATAAAGGTTGCTATTCTTCCTATATTAGCAGCTATTGGTGGGATGGTGATTCCAGCTTTAATATACACTAGCATAAACTATGGGACGGAAGGTGCTGCTGGTTGGGGTATCCCAATGGCTACAGATATCGCTTTTGCCATTAGTGCTTTAGTTCTTTTGGGTAAAAGAGTTTCTCCTGCACTAGTAACATTTTTAGTTGCTCTTGCCATCGTTGACGACCTTGGAGCAGTTTTAGTTATTGCTATATTTTATACAGATCAAATCAATTTTTTACCGCTTATTCTAGCAGTTGTTTCTTTTGGAATCATGATTGCATTTAACCGCTTTGGTATTCATGCAATTTTACCTTATTTTATAGTTGGTCTATTTATGTGGTTTTTTATGCTTGAGTCTGGCGTTCATGCAACAATTGCTGGAGTTATTGCAGCTTTTGCTATTCCATCAAAAGCAAAACGAACAGCAATTGATTTTTCTAATAGTGCAAGGAATTTGCTTGATGAGTATGACAATTACCCAATTGCAACAGATAATACGATGCATGAGAGCCAAAAAGCAATACTAACAAATATGAAAGAGCGAATCTTAGCTGTTGAGGCACCTGCTGCAAGGCTAGAACATACTTTACATCTTCCTGTGAGTTTAATTGTTATTCCTCTTTTTGCTCTTGCAAATGCTGGTATTGCTATTGATTTTTCATCTATAAGTTCAATTGTTTTAGAACCTATATCATTAGGAATTATTGCAGGTTTAATTTTAGGTAAAGTACTAGGCATCGCTGGTGTTTCATGGATTACCATAAAACTTGGTATCGCAAAATTACCACTCAACAGCTCTATGAGTCAGATCTTTGGCGTTGCTTTTTTAGGTGGAATCGGTTTTACTATGAGTATATTTGTTGCTGACTTAGCATTTTTAGGTCACGATATTCTTATATTTCAAGCAAAAATTGGTATCTTAGCGGCTTCACTTTTTGCAGGATTTTTTGGCTATTTTTGGTTAAGGTTTGTTGCAAAAAGTCCAGCGTACAAGGAAAATATTAGATGA
- a CDS encoding L,D-transpeptidase family protein: MIKTFLILVILQNFLFSSQQIILVISKNYTNSKAKLTCYEDAKKVFKTIDVNLGKNGLGFGLGEIILKQSEQSIVKKEGDKKAPIGIFKLTNTFGYDKNGKSKLKYTHLEKNLICVDDSHSKFYNQIIQMPKNKPKSFEIMRRKDIQYKLGVVVGHNQEQKKQAGSCIFLHVQKSIDAPTVGCTSMSFKNMKKIVEWLDESKNPTLIQIPKSSLEEVKKLYPELPI; this comes from the coding sequence ATGATAAAAACTTTCTTAATCCTAGTAATTTTACAAAATTTTCTATTTTCTTCACAACAAATAATCTTAGTTATTAGTAAAAATTATACTAATTCTAAAGCTAAACTAACCTGTTATGAAGATGCAAAAAAAGTCTTTAAAACCATAGATGTGAATCTTGGTAAGAATGGCTTAGGCTTCGGTTTAGGCGAGATAATTTTAAAACAAAGTGAACAAAGTATAGTTAAAAAAGAAGGCGACAAAAAAGCACCAATAGGTATCTTTAAACTAACAAATACTTTTGGATACGACAAAAATGGAAAATCTAAGTTAAAATATACTCATTTAGAAAAAAACTTAATTTGTGTTGATGATTCACACTCAAAATTTTATAACCAAATCATACAGATGCCAAAAAACAAACCAAAAAGTTTTGAAATCATGAGAAGAAAAGATATTCAATATAAGCTAGGAGTTGTAGTTGGACATAATCAAGAACAAAAAAAACAAGCAGGTTCATGTATATTTTTACATGTTCAAAAAAGTATAGATGCTCCAACTGTAGGCTGCACTTCTATGAGTTTTAAAAATATGAAAAAGATTGTAGAGTGGTTAGATGAGAGTAAAAATCCAACCTTGATTCAAATACCTAAAAGCTCACTTGAAGAGGTAAAAAAACTTTACCCCGAACTTCCTATTTAG
- a CDS encoding hybrid sensor histidine kinase/response regulator yields the protein MRNKQSILIVDDAKENINILVEVLKRYDLITALNGETALRIIHEEEIDLILLDIMMPDMDGFEVCSIIKKNKKTAHIPIIFLSALNKDEDIQKGFELGAVDYVTKPFKTNELLSRAHTHLRLRSYEKKLEKKVTQEIAKNSIKQQIIHQQFKQAALGELLMHITHQWKQPLSALSSINLLQMSKIEQDIEITKKELLNNTKQSADLISFMSETVDTFKKFYDPNFKEDFFSLTNSVNNVIAISDATFDYENITITLHSHENENTLANENEFTQVILSILNNTKNIFKLRGIKDPCINIEVENKKLTISDNAGGIDVKIINDIFLPFVSTTNSNGIGLYIAKEIINKNGGVISAKNSDIGSIFTVEFLTWLD from the coding sequence ATGAGAAATAAACAAAGTATTTTAATAGTTGATGACGCAAAAGAAAATATAAATATATTAGTTGAAGTCTTAAAAAGATATGATTTAATCACTGCTCTTAATGGGGAAACTGCTCTAAGAATCATACATGAAGAAGAAATAGACTTAATCTTACTTGATATTATGATGCCTGACATGGATGGTTTTGAAGTTTGTTCTATTATCAAAAAAAATAAAAAAACTGCTCATATTCCAATCATTTTTTTAAGTGCTCTTAATAAAGATGAAGATATTCAAAAGGGCTTTGAGTTAGGAGCAGTTGATTATGTCACCAAACCTTTTAAAACTAATGAACTTTTATCTCGTGCTCACACGCATTTAAGACTTAGAAGTTATGAAAAAAAGTTAGAAAAAAAAGTTACTCAAGAGATAGCCAAAAATTCTATAAAACAGCAAATAATTCATCAACAGTTTAAGCAAGCTGCACTTGGTGAACTACTTATGCATATAACTCATCAATGGAAGCAACCTTTATCAGCACTTAGTTCTATAAACCTTCTGCAGATGTCAAAGATAGAACAGGATATAGAAATAACTAAAAAAGAACTTTTAAATAATACAAAACAATCTGCAGACTTAATAAGTTTTATGTCTGAAACAGTAGATACTTTCAAAAAATTTTATGATCCTAATTTCAAAGAAGACTTTTTTTCTTTGACAAATTCAGTTAATAATGTAATCGCCATTTCAGATGCAACCTTTGATTATGAAAACATAACAATAACTCTTCACTCTCATGAAAATGAAAATACTCTTGCAAATGAAAATGAGTTTACACAAGTTATACTTTCCATACTTAATAATACAAAAAATATTTTTAAATTAAGAGGTATCAAAGACCCTTGTATAAATATAGAAGTTGAAAATAAAAAACTAACAATTAGCGATAATGCTGGTGGAATTGATGTTAAAATTATAAATGATATTTTTTTACCATTTGTTAGCACCACAAATAGCAATGGCATTGGTTTGTATATAGCAAAAGAAATTATTAATAAAAATGGTGGTGTTATATCTGCCAAAAATTCTGATATTGGTTCTATTTTTACTGTTGAGTTTTTGACATGGTTAGATTAA
- a CDS encoding Na+/H+ antiporter NhaC family protein codes for MALIQKSGGINGFVDFMLHRLRLVSSQKSSLMLSYFIGVVIFIESSITSLIAGAVGRPFCHKYKIPQAKLAFVCDSTSAPISSLLVFNGWGALLLGLISTQINQGQMEGNAVSILIESIFFNFYAMSALVVTFFAVYFNINIGPMRYTKYMPSTKQTIINTKTSMSYMILPITLMIVLVFLFLYLSGDGNILQGSGSSAIFYTVLSTLIFTLIYYVPTKNMTLSIWGNTAYKGAKELFPIAMILLFSFAIGEVTSELKTGEYLASLADENINIYFLSTIIFLVSSLISFSTGTSWGTFSIMIPIAVPMAITMGVDVPLAIGAVISGGIFGDHCSPISDTTIISSMASECEVIEHVQTQLPYAIISALIATSLFVLFSFY; via the coding sequence ATGGCGTTGATACAAAAAAGTGGAGGGATAAACGGTTTTGTAGATTTTATGCTTCATAGACTTAGGCTTGTTTCTTCTCAAAAATCATCTTTAATGTTGAGCTATTTCATAGGTGTAGTGATATTTATAGAGTCCTCTATAACTTCTCTTATCGCTGGAGCAGTAGGGCGACCATTTTGTCATAAATATAAAATTCCACAAGCTAAGTTAGCTTTTGTCTGTGACTCGACATCTGCTCCAATAAGCTCCTTATTGGTTTTTAATGGCTGGGGAGCTTTGTTGCTTGGGTTAATCTCAACTCAAATAAACCAAGGGCAAATGGAAGGAAATGCAGTTTCCATTCTTATAGAGTCTATCTTTTTCAACTTTTATGCTATGAGTGCTTTAGTTGTAACTTTTTTTGCAGTATACTTTAATATCAATATTGGTCCAATGAGATATACAAAATATATGCCTTCAACAAAACAAACAATAATAAATACTAAAACAAGTATGAGTTATATGATATTACCTATAACTTTAATGATTGTTTTGGTTTTTTTATTTTTGTATCTAAGTGGAGATGGAAATATTTTACAAGGTAGTGGTTCTAGTGCTATATTTTATACGGTATTAAGTACACTTATATTTACTCTTATTTATTATGTACCTACAAAAAATATGACCTTAAGTATTTGGGGTAATACAGCTTATAAAGGAGCAAAAGAACTTTTTCCAATTGCCATGATTTTACTTTTTTCTTTTGCTATTGGAGAAGTTACTAGTGAGTTGAAAACAGGAGAATATTTAGCATCTTTAGCAGATGAAAATATAAATATTTATTTTTTATCTACTATTATTTTTTTAGTAAGTTCACTTATATCTTTTTCCACAGGAACATCTTGGGGAACTTTTAGCATCATGATACCAATAGCTGTTCCTATGGCTATTACCATGGGTGTTGATGTTCCTTTAGCTATAGGAGCGGTAATTTCTGGTGGAATTTTTGGTGATCATTGTTCTCCTATATCTGATACTACTATTATCTCTTCTATGGCAAGTGAATGTGAAGTGATAGAACATGTGCAAACTCAACTCCCTTACGCAATAATAAGTGCTTTGATAGCTACCTCTCTTTTTGTACTTTTTTCTTTCTACTAA